A genomic stretch from Aerococcaceae bacterium zg-1292 includes:
- the araA gene encoding L-arabinose isomerase, whose protein sequence is MENKVFWFIVGAQHLYGPEALEEVRKHAREMVAILNQSGSLPYAIEFQEELAVSAEAITKLMKEVNYRDEVAGIITWMHTFSPAKMWIRGTSLLQKPLLHLATQYNESIPWATIDMDFMNLNQSAHGDREYGFINARLEKNNKVIAGYWRNESVQREIGEWMDVAVAYNEGFSIKVARFGDNMRDVAVTDGDKIEAQIKFGWTVDYFAVGDLVEVVNAVSEEEVEALFESYRELYEFDYTDYDKETWEYHVKVQARYEIGLRRFLEEGGYTAFSSNFQDLYGLEQLPGLAVQRLMAEGYGFAGEGDWKTAALDRFIKIMSHNQNTGFMEDYTYELSQGHEAILQSHMLEVDPSLANNKPKILVAPLGIGGKADPARLVFDGKSGDGVVVSMADFGTQFKLLINEVSAFEPTVEAPNLPVARVLWEVKPNFQEGVKAWIEAGGGHHTVLSLNVTSDQIITWAKMVDIPYVLIK, encoded by the coding sequence ATGGAAAATAAAGTGTTTTGGTTTATAGTCGGTGCGCAACATCTATACGGTCCTGAAGCGTTAGAAGAAGTGCGCAAGCATGCTAGAGAAATGGTGGCAATACTGAATCAATCTGGCTCTTTGCCATATGCGATAGAATTTCAAGAGGAATTGGCAGTTTCAGCTGAAGCGATTACTAAATTGATGAAAGAAGTTAACTATCGTGATGAAGTGGCTGGCATTATTACTTGGATGCATACTTTTTCTCCAGCTAAAATGTGGATTCGTGGAACTTCTTTACTACAAAAACCTTTATTGCATTTGGCGACTCAGTACAATGAATCAATACCTTGGGCAACAATTGATATGGATTTTATGAATCTTAATCAGTCAGCACATGGAGACCGCGAATATGGTTTTATTAATGCGCGTTTGGAAAAGAATAATAAAGTGATTGCTGGTTACTGGCGTAATGAGTCTGTTCAAAGAGAAATTGGCGAATGGATGGATGTAGCAGTAGCATATAATGAAGGATTCTCAATTAAAGTAGCACGATTTGGTGACAATATGCGTGATGTTGCTGTGACAGATGGTGATAAAATTGAAGCTCAAATTAAATTTGGCTGGACTGTTGATTATTTTGCGGTTGGAGATTTAGTTGAAGTTGTCAATGCTGTATCTGAAGAGGAAGTTGAAGCATTATTTGAATCTTATCGTGAGTTGTATGAATTTGATTATACTGATTACGATAAAGAAACATGGGAATACCATGTGAAAGTGCAGGCGAGATATGAAATTGGCTTAAGACGTTTCTTAGAAGAGGGCGGATACACGGCATTTTCAAGTAACTTCCAAGATTTATATGGCTTAGAGCAATTGCCAGGCTTAGCTGTACAACGGTTAATGGCAGAAGGCTACGGCTTTGCCGGTGAAGGAGACTGGAAAACAGCGGCGCTCGACCGATTTATAAAGATAATGTCACACAATCAAAATACTGGTTTTATGGAAGATTATACATATGAATTAAGTCAAGGACATGAGGCGATTTTACAATCACATATGTTAGAGGTGGATCCTAGTTTAGCAAATAATAAACCGAAGATTTTAGTTGCTCCTTTAGGTATTGGTGGTAAAGCGGATCCGGCACGTTTGGTTTTCGATGGTAAATCAGGTGATGGAGTGGTTGTTTCAATGGCTGATTTTGGAACACAGTTCAAATTATTAATAAATGAAGTCTCTGCCTTTGAACCAACAGTGGAAGCACCCAACTTACCAGTTGCTCGTGTGCTTTGGGAAGTAAAACCGAATTTCCAAGAAGGTGTCAAAGCTTGGATTGAAGCAGGTGGTGGGCATCATACAGTTCTATCATTAAATGTAACTAGTGACCAAATTATTACATGGGCGAAAATGGTTGATATTCCTTATGTATTGATAAAGTAG
- a CDS encoding L-ribulose-5-phosphate 4-epimerase, which produces MLEKLKEQVFNANLELPQRGLIKYTWGNVSAVDRNSQLFVIKPSGVDYNQMTIEDMVVCDFDGNVVEGKLRPSSDMPTHAVLYKKFASIGGIVHTHSPWATSWAQSGQDVPAMGTTHADTFYGAVPCARFLTQAELEAGYEYETGNLIVDTFKQRKIDPIEIPGILLQGHGPFTWGKNADDAVMNAVVLEEVCRMNYYTRMLNPFAPELPQEILDKHYLRKHGKNAYYGQG; this is translated from the coding sequence ATGTTAGAAAAATTAAAAGAGCAAGTATTTAATGCGAATTTAGAGTTGCCTCAACGCGGATTGATAAAGTATACGTGGGGTAATGTCAGTGCAGTTGATCGTAATTCACAATTGTTTGTCATAAAGCCATCTGGAGTAGATTATAATCAGATGACAATAGAAGATATGGTAGTATGTGATTTTGATGGAAATGTGGTAGAAGGAAAACTTCGTCCTTCATCGGATATGCCAACTCATGCTGTACTGTATAAGAAATTTGCTTCAATCGGTGGTATAGTACATACACATTCGCCTTGGGCGACCAGTTGGGCGCAGTCTGGACAGGATGTTCCAGCGATGGGAACCACTCATGCAGATACATTTTACGGCGCTGTTCCGTGTGCTCGTTTTCTGACTCAGGCTGAATTAGAGGCGGGTTACGAATATGAAACAGGGAATTTGATTGTAGATACGTTTAAACAACGAAAAATTGATCCAATTGAAATTCCAGGCATTCTATTACAAGGGCATGGACCTTTTACCTGGGGGAAAAATGCTGATGATGCAGTGATGAATGCGGTAGTTCTAGAAGAAGTATGTCGAATGAATTATTATACACGAATGTTAAATCCATTTGCACCAGAATTACCACAGGAAATATTAGATAAACATTATTTACGTAAACATGGTAAAAATGCCTATTATGGGCAAGGCTAA